A genomic stretch from Roseofilum reptotaenium CS-1145 includes:
- a CDS encoding type II toxin-antitoxin system VapC family toxin — MSEVVVDASAILALLNQEKRSEEVARFMGKAAISSVKVSEVIAKLAELNIPEDVIAEILSNLKLEVIPFSEEQALQAGMLRPVTKSLGLSLDRACLALGIYLHKPVLTSDRQWSHLNLNVEVRLVRS, encoded by the coding sequence TTGAGTGAAGTAGTTGTTGATGCATCGGCTATTTTAGCGTTGCTGAATCAAGAAAAGAGGAGTGAAGAAGTTGCACGATTTATGGGTAAGGCAGCTATTAGCAGCGTCAAGGTATCCGAAGTAATTGCTAAGTTAGCAGAATTGAATATTCCTGAAGATGTAATTGCCGAAATTTTGTCGAATTTAAAGCTTGAAGTGATTCCGTTTAGTGAAGAACAAGCGTTACAAGCGGGTATGCTGCGTCCCGTTACGAAGTCACTGGGTTTATCATTAGATCGCGCTTGTCTGGCACTGGGTATTTATCTTCATAAACCTGTTCTGACGAGCGATCGCCAATGGAGTCATCTAAATCTTAATGTTGAAGTTCGGCTGGTGCGATCGTGA
- a CDS encoding Fic family protein — MVHSTRAGQYVHQIEGYQAFIPSPLPPQPEIVMDQEMWNLLSQADRALGRLDGATDALPNPDLFVFMYVRKEAVLSSQIEGTQASLMDVLEFESQALEPQNPQDIAEVVNYIDAINHGLDRLKDLPVSLRLIKEIHEKLMRGVRGSERDPGEFRRSQNWIGTGGCSLKDATYVPPPPHEMLKSLDNLEKFLHSSQPMPTLIKVGLAHAQFETIHPFLDGNGRTGRLLITFLLCEQNILQRPLLYISYYFKKYRSQYYDYLQDIRDRGNWENWLKFFLCGIYEVAQEAAATARKIVNLKEEHRQLVLDQMGRRAAKAIALLESLYSKPIFTVEHAIEITKLRYSNANTLIKNLCDLRLLEEITGQKRNRAFSYAPYLEVFRD; from the coding sequence ATGGTTCACTCAACCAGAGCAGGTCAATATGTACACCAGATAGAAGGATATCAAGCCTTTATACCTAGTCCTCTACCACCTCAGCCAGAAATTGTCATGGATCAGGAGATGTGGAATCTTTTGTCTCAAGCAGATCGCGCTCTGGGTCGTTTAGACGGAGCAACCGATGCTCTTCCGAACCCAGATTTGTTTGTCTTTATGTATGTTCGTAAAGAAGCTGTTCTTTCCAGTCAAATCGAAGGTACACAAGCGTCTTTAATGGATGTTCTAGAATTTGAATCTCAAGCATTAGAACCACAGAACCCACAAGATATTGCTGAAGTCGTCAACTATATTGATGCTATTAATCATGGTCTTGACCGACTCAAAGACTTACCAGTTTCTTTACGATTAATTAAAGAAATTCATGAAAAATTAATGCGAGGGGTCAGAGGTTCTGAACGCGATCCAGGTGAGTTTCGTCGTAGCCAAAATTGGATTGGGACGGGAGGATGTTCCTTAAAAGATGCGACTTATGTACCCCCTCCTCCCCATGAAATGCTCAAATCTTTAGATAATTTAGAGAAATTTTTGCATAGCTCTCAACCCATGCCTACCCTGATCAAAGTGGGGTTAGCCCATGCTCAATTTGAAACGATTCATCCTTTTTTAGATGGCAATGGCAGAACAGGGCGGCTTTTAATTACTTTTCTTTTGTGCGAACAAAATATCCTTCAGCGCCCACTTCTCTATATTTCTTACTACTTCAAGAAATACCGATCTCAATATTACGATTACCTTCAGGACATTAGAGATCGTGGAAACTGGGAAAATTGGCTCAAGTTTTTCCTATGTGGTATTTATGAAGTAGCTCAAGAAGCTGCTGCTACTGCTCGAAAAATAGTTAACTTGAAAGAAGAACATCGCCAGTTGGTACTCGATCAAATGGGGCGTAGAGCGGCTAAGGCGATCGCATTACTTGAGAGTCTCTATTCTAAACCGATTTTTACTGTAGAACACGCCATAGAAATTACTAAGTTACGATACTCTAATGCCAACACCCTGATCAAGAATCTTTGCGATCTAAGACTTTTGGAAGAAATCACTGGACAAAAACGGAATCGAGCCTTTTCCTATGCTCCCTATCTAGAGGTTTTTCGAGACTAG